One Zeugodacus cucurbitae isolate PBARC_wt_2022May chromosome 3, idZeuCucr1.2, whole genome shotgun sequence genomic region harbors:
- the LOC105212096 gene encoding mucin-5AC isoform X2, which produces MDSSREQSPVGDAGEENAHRYGRAEEALLDDERQQLTEQPQQHLLDLQHEKQQRQHLPEQRQFTEAIVPHFAVEEETQGVASASASASASASDAAYEADVDDVDMPMVAGNHKHGQQVAREVAKVPYAPAEMTLSAQQRRHAERQHIYELFQPWALKNYGDQAKTKTITLRKKTRILKALEGKEHSRPDSSKFRFWVKTKAFTTKRPVDFKEAAGGHRQLEPLPSNAVLSDNPSQVDLFVASTTKDFGKRTYRKVAVVEEFFDIIYNVHMELGGRSGMHAGQKRTYRIITETYAFLPREAVTRFLSICPECKKNLRAASPATSINPPEDCGNESSSEVEGLNYSSHTESSVEAGPTKLSSAASLTKVATASTSIAHTLAPLKRRYSQLEEASDNIKSMPSSQSIARALLAAPSRQPLAAPASLPRSSSTDTAAATAAAVAPIITIDLVSERTAPSAKPSPAPIVGQPKIRINPQLQRPLTPPPVPVSVSVSATVSSTSTSPSPSPVVVREPVTHAPPPYLGYHPLCLDMNFLKTHESFFRYYEMMRRFYAGGFPLPMPPMPAEFTGAVDLFGTQRNTNSGVARSSAINPAVSNIKQPSGTQDRSAIPESPTIHTKPINTQEPLIKKFKSSPESEKILRRRTDSTESQARTSTGAAAAAVAASTAAGLEMLTEAMAPLPPHSPPPTQLSAINLSTTSTFRSTRSNGTSTSHSKPLTTLSPIVIPNTPLTLSSSTLSQLVTSTPTALKSNLSSALSFKSNTTEVKASSSKCASSVGADNRPASSMTTRYSSRLPPLDLERLKPITSTYLQLTRSMGLSDEDALRFDNLVSNDFNFTL; this is translated from the exons atggATTCATCGCGAGAGCAATCGCCCGTCGGTGATGCTGGGGAAGAAAACGCTCACAGATATGGAAGGGCGGAGGAGGCGCTACTTGATGATGAACGGCAACAGTTGACcgaacaaccacaacaacatttGCTAGATTTACAGCATGagaagcagcagcggcagcactTGCCAGAGCAACGCCAATTCACCGAAGCAATAGTGCCACATTTTGCCGTCGAAGAAGAAACACAAGGTGTTGCTTCGGCTTCGGCTTCAGCCTCCGCTTCTGCTTCTGATGCTGCCTACGAGGCTGATGTCGATGATGTTGATATGCCAATGGTTGCCGGTAATCATAAGCATGGGCAGCAAGTGGCGCGCGAAGTTGCAAAAGTGCCGTACGCACCAGCTGAAATGACGTTGAGCGCACAGCAGCGACGTCACGCTGAACGCCAGCATATTTATGAG ctttttcaGCCCTGGGCATTGAAGAATTACGGCGATCAAGCCAAGACGAAAACCATAACGTTGCGTAAGAAAACACGCATTTTGAAGGCGTTGGAGGGTAAAGAGCATAGTCGACCGGATAGTTCGAAATTTCGTTTCTGGGTGAAAACCAAGG CTTTCACAACCAAACGTCCAGTCGACTTTAAGGAAGCAGCTGGTGGTCATCGACAGCTCGAACCGCTCCCCTCGAACGCTGTGCTCTCGGATAATCCAAGCCAAGTAGACCTATTTGTAGCTTCAACCACAAAG gACTTTGGTAAACGCACCTATCGAAAGGTGGCCGTTGTTGAAGAATTCTTTGACATTATCTACAATGTACACATGGAATTGGGTGGACGCAGTGGCATGCATGCTGGACAAAAGCGCACGTATCGCATC ATCACCGAAACATATGCTTTTTTACCGCGTGAAGCTGTCACACGTTTTCTATCCATTTGTCCAGAGTGTAAGAAGAATTTACGCGCCGCCTCACCAGCCACATCCATCAATCCACCGGAGGATTGTGGCAACGAAAGTTCATCGGAAGTTGAAGGACTCAATTACTCATCACATACAGAAAGCTCTGTCGAAGCAGGACCTACGAAATTAAGCAGCGCTGCCAGTCTAACAAAAGTAGCAACCGCCAGCACAAGCATTGCGCACACACTGGCGCCACTAAAACGTCGCTACTCGCAACTTGAGGAAGCTTCTGATAACATAAAATCAATGCCGTCATCGCAATCGATAGCACGTGCATTGCTGGCAGCACCTTCACGGCAACCTCTCGCAGCACCAGCCTCACTACCCCGATCCAGCTCAACAGATACAGCTGCAGCCACAGCGGCAGCAGTAGCACCCATCATTACCATCGATTTGGTATCCGAACGAACGGCGCCTTCAGCTAAGCCATCGCCAGCACCAATTGTCGGGCAACCGAAAATACGCATCAATCCACAATTACAGCGTCCGTTGACTCCGCCTCCTGTGCCGGTTTCAGTTTCGGTTTCGGCAACAGTCTCTTCAACATCGACATCGCCGTCACCGTCACCAGTGGTGGTGCGCGAACCGGTTACGCATGCGCCGCCTCCTTATCTCGGCTATCATCCCCTTTGTTTAGATATGAATTTCTTAAAGACACACGAGAGTTTCTTTCGTTACTACGAAATGATGCGTCGTTTCTACGCCGGCGGTTTCCCGCTGCCAATGCCACCAATGCCGGCTGAGTTTACCGGCGCAGTTGATTTGTTCGGCACTCAGCGTAACACCAACTCAGGTGTGGCTCGCAGTTCTGCCATAAACCCAGCCGTTAGCAATATAAAGCAGCCTTCTGGCACACAAGATCGCTCAGCAATACCTGAAAGTCCCACCATTCACACCAAACCAATTAACACCCAAGAaccattaataaaaaaattcaaaagctcaccAGAAAGTGAGAAAATCTTGAGACGGCGCACTGACTCCACTGAGTCACAAGCACGTACCTCGAccggtgctgctgctgctgcagtggCTGCGTCCACGGCTGCTGGGCTGGAAATGCTTACTGAGGCAATGGCGCCGCTGCCACCTCACTCCCCTCCCCCCACACAGCTCAGTGCAATTAATCTCTCAACAACTTCTACTTTCAGATCTACACGCTCGAATGGCACATCAACGTCACACTCGAAACCGCTCACAACTCTGTCACCCATCGTCATACCAAACACACCGCTAACATTATCATCGTCAACGCTCTCACAACTTGTCACCTCCACACCCACTGCACTCAAAAGCAATCTGTCATCGGCACTTTCATTCAAGTCCAACACTACAGAAGTGAAAGCTTCTTCGTCCAAGTGTGCGTCGTCAGTTGGCGCTGATAATCGGCCAGCATCTTCAATGACTACTCGCTATTCTTCACGCTTGCCGCCTTTGGATTTGGAGCGTTTGAAACCGATCACTTCAACTTACTTGCAATTGACCCGCAGCATGGGCTTAAGCGATGAGGACGCCTTGCGCTTTGACAACCTGGTGAGTAATGATTTCAATTTTACGCTATAA
- the LOC105212096 gene encoding mucin-5AC isoform X1, with product MDSSREQSPVGDAGEENAHRYGRAEEALLDDERQQLTEQPQQHLLDLQHEKQQRQHLPEQRQFTEAIVPHFAVEEETQGVASASASASASASDAAYEADVDDVDMPMVAGNHKHGQQVAREVAKVPYAPAEMTLSAQQRRHAERQHIYELFQPWALKNYGDQAKTKTITLRKKTRILKALEGKEHSRPDSSKFRFWVKTKAFTTKRPVDFKEAAGGHRQLEPLPSNAVLSDNPSQVDLFVASTTKDFGKRTYRKVAVVEEFFDIIYNVHMELGGRSGMHAGQKRTYRIITETYAFLPREAVTRFLSICPECKKNLRAASPATSINPPEDCGNESSSEVEGLNYSSHTESSVEAGPTKLSSAASLTKVATASTSIAHTLAPLKRRYSQLEEASDNIKSMPSSQSIARALLAAPSRQPLAAPASLPRSSSTDTAAATAAAVAPIITIDLVSERTAPSAKPSPAPIVGQPKIRINPQLQRPLTPPPVPVSVSVSATVSSTSTSPSPSPVVVREPVTHAPPPYLGYHPLCLDMNFLKTHESFFRYYEMMRRFYAGGFPLPMPPMPAEFTGAVDLFGTQRNTNSGVARSSAINPAVSNIKQPSGTQDRSAIPESPTIHTKPINTQEPLIKKFKSSPESEKILRRRTDSTESQARTSTGAAAAAVAASTAAGLEMLTEAMAPLPPHSPPPTQLSAINLSTTSTFRSTRSNGTSTSHSKPLTTLSPIVIPNTPLTLSSSTLSQLVTSTPTALKSNLSSALSFKSNTTEVKASSSKCASSVGADNRPASSMTTRYSSRLPPLDLERLKPITSTYLQLTRSMGLSDEDALRFDNLFFFSMSCLA from the exons atggATTCATCGCGAGAGCAATCGCCCGTCGGTGATGCTGGGGAAGAAAACGCTCACAGATATGGAAGGGCGGAGGAGGCGCTACTTGATGATGAACGGCAACAGTTGACcgaacaaccacaacaacatttGCTAGATTTACAGCATGagaagcagcagcggcagcactTGCCAGAGCAACGCCAATTCACCGAAGCAATAGTGCCACATTTTGCCGTCGAAGAAGAAACACAAGGTGTTGCTTCGGCTTCGGCTTCAGCCTCCGCTTCTGCTTCTGATGCTGCCTACGAGGCTGATGTCGATGATGTTGATATGCCAATGGTTGCCGGTAATCATAAGCATGGGCAGCAAGTGGCGCGCGAAGTTGCAAAAGTGCCGTACGCACCAGCTGAAATGACGTTGAGCGCACAGCAGCGACGTCACGCTGAACGCCAGCATATTTATGAG ctttttcaGCCCTGGGCATTGAAGAATTACGGCGATCAAGCCAAGACGAAAACCATAACGTTGCGTAAGAAAACACGCATTTTGAAGGCGTTGGAGGGTAAAGAGCATAGTCGACCGGATAGTTCGAAATTTCGTTTCTGGGTGAAAACCAAGG CTTTCACAACCAAACGTCCAGTCGACTTTAAGGAAGCAGCTGGTGGTCATCGACAGCTCGAACCGCTCCCCTCGAACGCTGTGCTCTCGGATAATCCAAGCCAAGTAGACCTATTTGTAGCTTCAACCACAAAG gACTTTGGTAAACGCACCTATCGAAAGGTGGCCGTTGTTGAAGAATTCTTTGACATTATCTACAATGTACACATGGAATTGGGTGGACGCAGTGGCATGCATGCTGGACAAAAGCGCACGTATCGCATC ATCACCGAAACATATGCTTTTTTACCGCGTGAAGCTGTCACACGTTTTCTATCCATTTGTCCAGAGTGTAAGAAGAATTTACGCGCCGCCTCACCAGCCACATCCATCAATCCACCGGAGGATTGTGGCAACGAAAGTTCATCGGAAGTTGAAGGACTCAATTACTCATCACATACAGAAAGCTCTGTCGAAGCAGGACCTACGAAATTAAGCAGCGCTGCCAGTCTAACAAAAGTAGCAACCGCCAGCACAAGCATTGCGCACACACTGGCGCCACTAAAACGTCGCTACTCGCAACTTGAGGAAGCTTCTGATAACATAAAATCAATGCCGTCATCGCAATCGATAGCACGTGCATTGCTGGCAGCACCTTCACGGCAACCTCTCGCAGCACCAGCCTCACTACCCCGATCCAGCTCAACAGATACAGCTGCAGCCACAGCGGCAGCAGTAGCACCCATCATTACCATCGATTTGGTATCCGAACGAACGGCGCCTTCAGCTAAGCCATCGCCAGCACCAATTGTCGGGCAACCGAAAATACGCATCAATCCACAATTACAGCGTCCGTTGACTCCGCCTCCTGTGCCGGTTTCAGTTTCGGTTTCGGCAACAGTCTCTTCAACATCGACATCGCCGTCACCGTCACCAGTGGTGGTGCGCGAACCGGTTACGCATGCGCCGCCTCCTTATCTCGGCTATCATCCCCTTTGTTTAGATATGAATTTCTTAAAGACACACGAGAGTTTCTTTCGTTACTACGAAATGATGCGTCGTTTCTACGCCGGCGGTTTCCCGCTGCCAATGCCACCAATGCCGGCTGAGTTTACCGGCGCAGTTGATTTGTTCGGCACTCAGCGTAACACCAACTCAGGTGTGGCTCGCAGTTCTGCCATAAACCCAGCCGTTAGCAATATAAAGCAGCCTTCTGGCACACAAGATCGCTCAGCAATACCTGAAAGTCCCACCATTCACACCAAACCAATTAACACCCAAGAaccattaataaaaaaattcaaaagctcaccAGAAAGTGAGAAAATCTTGAGACGGCGCACTGACTCCACTGAGTCACAAGCACGTACCTCGAccggtgctgctgctgctgcagtggCTGCGTCCACGGCTGCTGGGCTGGAAATGCTTACTGAGGCAATGGCGCCGCTGCCACCTCACTCCCCTCCCCCCACACAGCTCAGTGCAATTAATCTCTCAACAACTTCTACTTTCAGATCTACACGCTCGAATGGCACATCAACGTCACACTCGAAACCGCTCACAACTCTGTCACCCATCGTCATACCAAACACACCGCTAACATTATCATCGTCAACGCTCTCACAACTTGTCACCTCCACACCCACTGCACTCAAAAGCAATCTGTCATCGGCACTTTCATTCAAGTCCAACACTACAGAAGTGAAAGCTTCTTCGTCCAAGTGTGCGTCGTCAGTTGGCGCTGATAATCGGCCAGCATCTTCAATGACTACTCGCTATTCTTCACGCTTGCCGCCTTTGGATTTGGAGCGTTTGAAACCGATCACTTCAACTTACTTGCAATTGACCCGCAGCATGGGCTTAAGCGATGAGGACGCCTTGCGCTTTGACAACCTG TTCTTCTTTTCTATGTCATGCTTGGCTTGA